Proteins found in one Cheilinus undulatus linkage group 9, ASM1832078v1, whole genome shotgun sequence genomic segment:
- the tle3a gene encoding transducin-like enhancer protein 3-A isoform X1, with protein MYPQGRHPAPHQPGQPGFKFTVAESCDRIKDEFQFLQAQYHSLKVEYDKLANEKTEMQRHYVMYYEMSYGLNIEMHKQTEIAKRLNAILAQIMPFLSQEHQQQVAQAVERAKQVTMTELNAIIGVRGLPNLPLTQQQAAYPALMQQQLQAQHLSHAAHGPPVQLPPHPSGLQPPGIPPVTGSGSGLLALGALGSQAHLPVKDEKNHHDLEHRESTNNSISPSESLRTASEKHRSSSDYSLESKKRKVEEKDSMSRYDSDGEKSDDLVVDVSNEDPATPRASPAHSPPENGIDKPRPPKKDTPNSPASVASSGSTPSSKTKDLSHNDKSSTPGLKSNTPTPRNDAPTPGTSSTPGLRPILGKPPGMEALAAPALRTPLSIAGSYPTPFAMMGHHEMNGGLTSPGVYAGLHISPQMSAAAAAAYGRSPMGFDPHTHMRAPGLPASLTSISGGKPAYSFHVSADGQMQPVPFPPDALIGPGIPRHARQINTLSHGEVVCAVTISNPTRHVYTGGKGCVKIWDISQPGSKSPVSQLDCLNRDNYIRSCKLLPDGRTLIVGGEASTLTIWDLASQTPRIKAELTSSAPACYALAISPDAKVCFSCCSDGNIAVWDLHNQTLVRQFQGHTDGASCIDISHDGTKLWTGGLDNTVRSWDLREGRQLQQHDFTSQIFSLGYCPTGEWLAVGMESSNVEVLHHSKPDKYQLHLHESCVLSLKFAYCGKWFVSTGKDNLLNAWRTPYGASIFQSKESSSVLSCDISTDDKYIVTGSGDKKATVYEVIY; from the exons ACGGAAATTGCCAAGCGGCTCAACGCAATTTTAGCTCAAATTATGCCTTTCCTGTCTCAAGAG CACCAACAGCAGGTTGCTCAGGCAGTGGAGCGGGCTAAGCAGGTGACTATGACCGAGCTCAATGCCATCATCGGGGTACGTGGACTTCCCAATCTGCCTCTCACC CAGCAGCAGGCTGCCTACCCTGCTCTCATG cagcagcagcttcaggCGCAGCACCTCTCCCACGCTGCTCATGGCCCTCCGGTCCAGCTTCCACCTCATCCCTCAGGTCTGCAGCCGCCTGGCATCCCCCCTGTGACTGGCTCTGGATCAGGCCTGCTAGCACTAGGGGCCCTGGGCAGCCAAGCCCACCTACCAGTGAAGGATGAGAAAAACCACCACGATCTAGAACACAGAG AGAGCACG AACAACTCTATATCCCCATCAGAAAGCTTACGCACAGCCAGTGAGAAGCACCGCAGCTCCTCTGACTACAGCTTGGAGTCTAAGAAACGCAAAGTGGAGGAGAAGGACAGCATGAGCAGATAT GACAGTGATGGAGAGAAAAGTGATGACCTAGTGGTAGACGTGTCTAATGAG GATCCTGCCACACCACGTGCAAGTCCTGCACACTCTCCCCCTGAAAATGGCATTGATAAGCCTCGCCCTCCAAAGAAGGACACGCCCAACAGCCCTGCATCAGTGGCATCCTCCGGAAGCACCCCATCCTCCAAAACCAAGGATCTCAGTCAT AATGACAAATCCTCTACGCCTGGCCTCAAGTCCAACACCCCCACACCTCGCAATGATGCCCCCACCCCTGGCACCAGCTCCACTCCCGGGCTCAGACCCATCCTGGGCAAACCACCAGGCATGGAGGCTCTTG CAGCCCCAGCTTTGCGTACCCCTCTGTCCATCGCAGGCTCCTACCCTACCCCCTTTGCTATGATGGGCCATCATGAAATGAATGGAGGCCTGACTAGTCCTGGTGTGTATGCTGGTCTGCACATCTCCCCTCAGATGAgcgctgcagcagcagcagcctatGGACGATCCCCAATG GGGTTTGATCCTCACACCCACATGAGAGCACCAGGCCTTCCAGCTAGCCTCACATCTATTTCTGGTGGAAAACC agCCTACTCCTTTCATGTCAGTGCAGACGGTCAGATGCAGCCCGTGCCCTTCCCACCTGATGCCCTTATAGGTCCCGGTATCCCACGCCATGCCCGTCAGATCAACACACTGAGTCACGGCGAGGTGGTGTGCGCCGTTACCATTAGCAACCCCACACGTCATGTCTACACTGGTGGAAAAGGCTGTGTCAAAATCTGGGACATTAGCCAACCGGGCAGCAAGAGCCCCGTGTCACAACTAGACTGTCTG AACAGGGATAACTACATCCGCTCCTGTAAGCTGCTGCCTGATGGCCGCACATTGATCGTTGGAGGCGAGGCCAGCACATTGACCATCTGGGATTTGGCCTCTCAGACACCCCGCATCAAGGCTGAACTCACCTCCTCAGCCCCTGCATGCTACGCCTTGGCCATCAGTCCCGATGCCAAAGTCTGCTTCTCCTGCTGCAGTGATGGAAACATTGCCGTTTGGGACCTGCACAACCAGACTCTCGTCAG GCAGTTCCAGGGTCACACAGATGGTGCTAGCTGTATTGACATATCTCATGATGGCACTAAGCTGTGGACAGGCGGTCTTGACAACACTGTTCGCTCTTGGGATCTGAGGGAGGGTCGGCAACTGCAGCAACACGACTTCACCTCACAG ATCTTCTCCTTGGGCTACTGTCCGACTGGGGAGTGGCTCGCTGTGGGTATGGAGAGCAGTAATGTGGAGGTGCTCCACCACTCAAAGCCTGACAAGTATCAGCTCCACCTGCACGAGAGCTGTGTCCTCTCCCTCAAGTTCGCTTACTGTG GTAAATGGTTTGTGAGCACAGGGAAGGACAATCTGTTGAATGCTTGGAGGACTCCTTACGGCGCCAGCATATTCCAG TCAAAGGAATCCTCGTCTGTCCTGAGCTGTGACATCTCAACAGACGACAAGTATATTGTGACAGGCTCTGGTGACAAGAAGGCCACAGTATATGAAGTGATCTATTAG